Proteins co-encoded in one Xanthomonas campestris pv. badrii genomic window:
- a CDS encoding AAA family ATPase: MTTSHFPDADSARTAAAEFCQAFDAISSEVGRMIVGQREVVDGVLTALMAGGHVLLEGVPGLGKTMLVASISQAVDLPFSRIQFTPDMMPADIVGTNVLTEREGGGHELAFQQGPVVANLVLADEINRATPKTQAALLEVMQEKQVTVGRRTIAMPDPFCVMATQNPVDQDGTYPLPEAQLDRFLFKLVVGYPTEQDYHAIIERTTSGHQVQLSAVADAALLRRMRAVVRQVPVPEAARTCAIRLVMGTQPNSPYAPASVNANVALGASPRGIQGLMLAAKVLALRSGRFAVAEQDIRAVALPVLRHRILTNFQAQANGITADALVADVMAGLR, translated from the coding sequence ATGACCACCTCCCACTTCCCCGACGCCGACAGCGCCCGCACCGCCGCCGCCGAGTTCTGCCAGGCCTTCGATGCGATTTCCAGCGAGGTCGGTCGCATGATCGTCGGCCAGCGCGAGGTGGTCGACGGCGTGCTCACCGCGTTGATGGCCGGCGGCCATGTGCTGCTGGAAGGGGTGCCCGGGCTGGGCAAGACCATGCTGGTGGCGTCCATCAGCCAGGCCGTGGACCTGCCGTTCTCGCGTATCCAGTTCACCCCGGACATGATGCCGGCCGATATCGTCGGCACCAACGTGCTCACCGAACGCGAGGGCGGTGGGCACGAGCTGGCATTTCAGCAGGGCCCGGTGGTGGCCAATCTGGTGCTGGCCGACGAGATCAATCGCGCCACGCCCAAGACCCAGGCGGCCTTGCTCGAAGTGATGCAGGAAAAGCAGGTGACGGTGGGGCGCCGCACCATCGCCATGCCGGATCCGTTCTGCGTCATGGCCACGCAGAACCCGGTGGACCAGGACGGCACCTACCCGCTGCCGGAAGCGCAGCTGGATCGCTTCCTGTTCAAGCTGGTGGTGGGGTATCCCACCGAGCAGGACTACCACGCCATCATCGAACGCACCACCAGCGGTCACCAGGTTCAGCTCTCGGCAGTGGCCGATGCGGCGCTGCTGCGACGCATGCGTGCGGTGGTGCGCCAGGTGCCGGTGCCCGAAGCCGCGCGCACCTGTGCGATCCGGCTGGTCATGGGCACCCAGCCCAACAGCCCTTACGCGCCGGCGAGCGTCAATGCCAACGTGGCGCTGGGGGCCTCTCCACGCGGCATCCAGGGGCTGATGCTGGCGGCCAAGGTGCTGGCATTGCGGAGCGGGCGCTTTGCGGTTGCCGAGCAGGACATCCGTGCCGTCGCCCTGCCGGTGCTGCGCCACCGGATCCTCACCAACTTCCAGGCCCAGGCCAATGGCATCACGGCCGACGCGCTGGTGGCCGATGTGATGGCGGGCCTGCGCTGA
- a CDS encoding DUF58 domain-containing protein, which translates to MAQAAVTAQDLFDASFLDAVQALSLRIARAQRGGRLAEQRSSARGQGAEFADFKPYASGDDLRAIDWNVYQRLGRVFVRVFEEQQDLPVYLLVDDSASMVAEQPPRLRAALRSAFALAAIALSQQDSVSILPFADAAQLPPRRLSGRANLMRMASQLGALTGQGGTALVQALRQLAGSRLRRGLVVVVSDFFDPAGIDAVVAALQALPHRVLLVQLVRAHDADPQLHPELQGDVLIDDGEPGHAVPLSVSPELLRAYAQVHARFNAGLAGFVAAGGGGLLRIDAAEDVLPQLLAAFGNGELRL; encoded by the coding sequence ATGGCGCAAGCCGCAGTCACCGCGCAGGACCTGTTCGACGCCAGTTTCCTCGACGCGGTGCAGGCGCTGTCGTTGCGTATTGCCCGGGCGCAGCGCGGCGGCCGGCTGGCGGAGCAGCGCAGTTCTGCACGCGGCCAGGGCGCGGAGTTCGCCGATTTCAAGCCCTATGCCAGTGGCGACGACTTGCGCGCGATCGACTGGAACGTCTATCAACGGCTTGGTCGGGTGTTCGTGCGCGTGTTCGAGGAGCAACAGGACCTGCCGGTCTATCTGCTGGTGGACGATTCGGCCAGCATGGTCGCCGAGCAGCCGCCACGCCTGCGGGCCGCGCTGCGCAGTGCCTTCGCGCTGGCAGCGATCGCCCTGTCGCAACAGGATTCGGTCAGCATCCTGCCGTTCGCCGATGCCGCGCAGCTGCCGCCGCGCCGGCTGTCGGGACGGGCCAACCTGATGCGGATGGCCAGCCAGCTCGGCGCGTTGACCGGGCAGGGCGGCACCGCGCTGGTCCAGGCCCTGCGTCAGCTGGCGGGCAGCCGCCTGCGCCGCGGGCTGGTGGTGGTGGTGTCCGACTTCTTCGATCCGGCCGGCATCGATGCAGTGGTCGCCGCGCTGCAGGCGCTGCCGCACCGTGTGCTGCTGGTGCAGCTGGTGCGCGCGCACGATGCCGACCCGCAACTGCATCCCGAGTTGCAGGGCGATGTGCTCATCGATGACGGCGAGCCTGGTCATGCGGTACCGCTGAGCGTGTCGCCGGAGCTGCTGCGTGCCTACGCCCAGGTGCATGCGCGCTTCAATGCAGGCCTCGCCGGTTTCGTGGCTGCCGGCGGCGGTGGCCTGTTGCGTATCGACGCCGCCGAAGACGTGCTGCCGCAATTGCTTGCAGCCTTCGGCAATGGAGAGCTGCGCTTGTGA
- a CDS encoding VWA domain-containing protein, translated as MHILFQSPWAAALLLLLPLLWWRSTQLPRWQRVLRAALLICVVLALVQPLLLLRGGPPAQVVILDQRASLDPQQRAALRHRLQQRLAATPAGTRTSVLQLAGARLPLEVDEYLLLGARSPVQALHTALERLPAGHGGTLVYLGDGGSADRQWGAAVAALVQRGIGVAVEERAATAGTPRLVDVQLDPTASGALALARIRVAGRADRVQVVVLQRGTEVARSPTLALDGQADVTLRFAAGAAGFHPVRVVLQQAGSGRELAALAGTMAVQDPLSVLYVAADPAAGAPLQRLLGSGFRVQQQAPDAIDAGSVASADVAVIDGLGVQTLPATAQAALAEAVSQRGMGLLFSGGGSAFAGLPREASQGGPLARLLPVGGQPQEQLQDPSVALVVIIDSSGSMAGAPMELAKQVARLAVRRLKPEDRVGVVEFYGARQWSVPIQPARDPADVERAIGRMQAQGGTQLFPAIQEAYFGLKNTDARFKHMLVITDAGVEDDNYQRLLRHIAQDRINVSTVLVGEGEGEQRMAEMANWGRGRFYQIGTDASMVDINLKQPQLQPSPGYRSGRFEVQPAAGQAWWQRDALQGMPALKGLATAVPRAGAQIMARSGEQPVVASWQYGAGRVTTLMTEPLGAGTAGWGAWPGYGPWLARLLAGTARQQPAQTLQVSRNGQAVQVLVEQADAEASDTLRLALVDADGGERDVPLQRRTPTVLEAGLQLPAGQDARLTLQAAHAVLRATDGVWTDVGAEPSPVRYRLPLQALATLTRQTRATPEAGWQLHDLRTLLAALAIALYLIELLCRRWPWRTPSFSWNSP; from the coding sequence ATGCACATCCTCTTCCAATCGCCCTGGGCAGCGGCGTTGCTGCTGTTGTTGCCGTTGTTGTGGTGGCGCTCGACGCAGCTGCCGCGTTGGCAGCGCGTGCTGCGCGCTGCATTGCTGATCTGCGTGGTGCTTGCATTGGTGCAGCCGCTGCTACTGCTGCGTGGTGGCCCGCCAGCGCAAGTGGTGATCCTGGATCAACGCGCGTCGCTGGACCCACAGCAGCGCGCAGCGCTGCGTCACCGTCTGCAGCAACGCCTGGCCGCGACGCCGGCCGGCACCCGCACCAGCGTGCTGCAACTGGCCGGAGCCAGGCTGCCGCTGGAGGTGGACGAGTATCTGTTGCTGGGCGCGCGCTCGCCGGTGCAGGCGCTGCACACCGCGCTCGAGCGCCTGCCTGCAGGTCACGGCGGGACGCTGGTCTATCTGGGCGACGGTGGCTCGGCGGACCGGCAGTGGGGCGCTGCGGTCGCCGCGCTGGTCCAGCGCGGGATCGGTGTGGCCGTGGAGGAACGTGCCGCCACGGCAGGCACACCCAGGCTGGTGGATGTGCAACTGGATCCCACCGCCAGCGGTGCCCTGGCGCTCGCGCGGATTCGGGTCGCCGGCCGGGCCGATCGCGTCCAGGTCGTGGTGCTGCAGCGCGGGACCGAAGTGGCGCGTTCTCCGACGCTAGCGCTGGACGGACAGGCCGATGTGACGCTGCGCTTTGCAGCCGGTGCGGCAGGGTTTCATCCAGTGCGGGTGGTGTTGCAGCAGGCCGGTAGTGGCCGCGAACTCGCCGCCCTGGCAGGCACCATGGCAGTACAGGACCCGCTATCGGTGCTGTATGTCGCCGCTGATCCCGCTGCGGGCGCGCCGTTGCAACGCCTGTTGGGCAGCGGCTTTCGGGTGCAGCAGCAGGCACCGGATGCCATCGATGCCGGCAGCGTCGCCTCCGCCGATGTCGCCGTGATCGATGGCCTTGGCGTCCAGACACTGCCTGCCACCGCCCAGGCAGCACTGGCCGAGGCGGTGAGCCAACGCGGCATGGGCCTGCTGTTCAGCGGTGGTGGCAGTGCGTTCGCCGGGCTGCCGCGCGAGGCGTCCCAGGGCGGCCCGCTGGCGCGGCTGTTGCCGGTTGGCGGGCAACCGCAGGAGCAGTTGCAAGATCCCAGCGTGGCGCTGGTGGTCATCATCGACAGCTCCGGCTCGATGGCCGGCGCGCCGATGGAGCTGGCCAAGCAGGTCGCGCGGCTGGCAGTGCGCCGTCTCAAGCCGGAAGACCGCGTAGGCGTGGTGGAATTCTATGGTGCCCGTCAATGGTCGGTGCCGATTCAGCCCGCACGCGATCCAGCCGATGTGGAGCGTGCGATCGGGCGGATGCAGGCGCAGGGCGGCACGCAGCTGTTCCCGGCGATCCAGGAGGCGTATTTCGGTTTGAAGAACACCGATGCCCGCTTCAAGCACATGTTGGTCATCACCGATGCGGGCGTGGAGGACGACAACTATCAGCGGTTGCTGCGGCACATCGCCCAGGACCGGATCAACGTCTCCACCGTGCTGGTGGGCGAGGGCGAGGGCGAGCAGCGGATGGCCGAGATGGCCAACTGGGGACGTGGCAGGTTCTATCAGATCGGCACCGATGCGAGCATGGTCGACATCAATCTCAAACAGCCGCAGCTACAGCCATCGCCCGGCTACCGGAGCGGTCGCTTCGAGGTGCAGCCTGCCGCCGGACAAGCCTGGTGGCAGCGTGATGCCCTGCAGGGGATGCCTGCGCTGAAGGGCCTGGCCACAGCGGTGCCCCGTGCGGGCGCGCAGATCATGGCGCGCAGCGGCGAGCAGCCGGTGGTGGCGAGCTGGCAGTACGGCGCAGGGCGCGTGACCACCCTGATGACCGAACCGCTGGGTGCCGGTACCGCAGGGTGGGGCGCCTGGCCGGGGTACGGGCCCTGGCTGGCGCGGCTGCTGGCCGGCACTGCCCGCCAGCAGCCTGCGCAGACGCTGCAGGTCTCGCGCAATGGCCAGGCCGTGCAGGTGCTGGTCGAACAGGCCGACGCTGAAGCGAGCGATACGCTTCGGCTGGCGCTGGTGGACGCGGACGGTGGCGAACGCGACGTGCCGCTGCAGCGGCGCACTCCCACCGTGCTGGAAGCGGGCCTGCAGCTGCCTGCCGGGCAGGATGCGCGCCTGACGCTGCAGGCTGCACACGCGGTCCTGCGCGCCACCGACGGGGTCTGGACCGATGTCGGCGCCGAGCCGTCGCCGGTCCGCTACCGATTGCCGTTGCAGGCGCTGGCCACGCTCACCCGGCAAACCCGCGCAACGCCGGAGGCCGGGTGGCAGCTGCATGATCTGCGCACGCTGCTGGCGGCGCTGGCCATTGCGTTGTACCTGATCGAACTGCTGTGCCGCCGCTGGCCGTGGCGGACACCCTCGTTTTCCTGGAATTCGCCTTGA
- a CDS encoding M16 family metallopeptidase — MLRHLFLRIAATLAAATLGHAAASATTPAVAPPAARQALHDATIPDLAYQRFTLDNGLTVVVHEDHKAPVVAVSIWYHIGSADEPAGKTGFAHLFEHLMFSGSEHAPGSYFQALEKVGATGINGTTSFDRTNYYETVPTTALDMTLWLESDRMGHLLGAIGQTELDTQRGVVQNEKRQGENSPYGRVGQHILSRVFPANHPYQHDTIGAMADLDAASLRDVRHWFNDNYGAANTTLVLAGDLTVAQARDKAQRYFGHIAAGRAVPRQQPWITPLAVASRGVQHDHVAQPRILRTWVVPQAGSDDALLLDLASSVLGAGKTSRLYQRLVYRDAVADDISTGLTPLQLAGQFSVQADVASGVDPARVEAAIADELRRFLEHGPTADELERTRTDLRATVVRGLEKVGDKAALLADGQIYRNDPGAYQADLRRLQTATATEVRDAARRWLGRSDYLLTVLPAGPGFDAAAEDASLVARPALAGRPPSRTPPAVAFAATASAVDRSTGIPPVEQFPALRFPQLQRGTLRNGVQVILAHRNGVPATQFELLFDGGYAGDRNGTPGTASFAAALMGESTRHHDSLDIARLHQRLGAQTSVQCSLDTCSATLDALNDRLAPSLQLLADIVREPAFDAADIARVRSAWLANIAQEKNQPTAMALRVLPPLLYGTGHPYATPLTGTGQAAAIAALRAADLARFHQQWIRPDNLRILVAGDIGLGQAIALLERSFGTWTPPPTPLGRVVLQQAPAAAAPRMFLLDKPDAPQSLILAGLLAPPSTDAATLALGLANTAFGGAFTSRLNLNLREDKRWAYGAQSFAMDAKGQRPLLIYAPVQTDRTAESVTEILKESIALSTDRPLSDDEVAKVRNQRIRALPGSAETTESVLNAMQAIVQYRRPDDDVQTLKSRLERVDAAAAQRAIAQVVDPRKMTWVIVGDRRKVEAPLRALGLGTLQILDADGRVTD; from the coding sequence ATGCTACGACACCTGTTCCTGCGCATCGCCGCGACGCTGGCCGCCGCAACCCTCGGCCACGCCGCGGCCAGCGCCACCACGCCAGCTGTGGCGCCCCCTGCCGCGCGGCAGGCACTGCACGATGCAACCATCCCCGATCTTGCCTACCAACGCTTCACGCTGGACAACGGCTTGACGGTGGTGGTGCACGAGGACCACAAGGCACCGGTGGTCGCGGTCAGCATCTGGTATCACATCGGCTCGGCCGATGAGCCTGCCGGCAAAACCGGCTTTGCGCATCTGTTCGAACACCTGATGTTCTCCGGCTCCGAACACGCTCCCGGCAGCTATTTCCAAGCGCTCGAAAAGGTCGGTGCCACCGGCATCAATGGCACCACCTCGTTCGATCGCACCAACTACTACGAGACGGTGCCGACGACGGCACTGGACATGACGCTGTGGCTGGAATCGGACCGCATGGGCCATCTGCTCGGAGCGATCGGCCAGACCGAGCTGGACACCCAGCGCGGCGTGGTCCAGAACGAAAAACGTCAAGGCGAGAACAGTCCCTACGGGCGCGTCGGCCAGCACATCCTCTCGCGCGTGTTCCCTGCCAATCACCCCTACCAGCACGACACCATCGGCGCGATGGCAGACCTCGACGCGGCGTCCTTGCGCGATGTCAGACACTGGTTCAACGACAACTACGGCGCCGCCAATACCACCCTGGTGCTGGCGGGCGATCTCACCGTGGCGCAGGCACGCGACAAGGCACAGCGTTACTTCGGACATATCGCCGCCGGTCGGGCGGTGCCGCGCCAACAGCCGTGGATCACCCCGCTGGCCGTCGCCAGCCGCGGCGTGCAGCACGATCACGTGGCGCAGCCGCGCATCCTGCGCACCTGGGTGGTACCGCAAGCCGGCAGCGATGATGCGCTGCTGCTGGACCTGGCCAGCAGCGTGCTGGGCGCCGGCAAGACCTCACGGCTGTACCAGCGCCTGGTGTACCGCGACGCGGTGGCGGACGACATCAGCACCGGCCTCACGCCGCTGCAGCTGGCCGGTCAGTTCAGCGTGCAGGCCGACGTCGCCAGCGGCGTCGATCCAGCCCGGGTCGAGGCCGCCATCGCCGACGAGCTGCGCCGCTTCCTGGAGCACGGCCCCACCGCCGACGAGCTGGAACGGACCCGTACCGATCTGCGTGCCACGGTGGTGCGCGGGCTGGAGAAGGTGGGCGACAAGGCCGCCCTGCTGGCCGATGGTCAGATCTATCGCAACGATCCAGGCGCCTACCAGGCCGATCTGCGCCGCCTGCAGACCGCCACCGCCACCGAGGTGCGCGACGCCGCCCGCCGCTGGCTTGGCAGGAGCGACTATCTGCTGACCGTCCTGCCGGCAGGGCCGGGATTCGATGCCGCTGCAGAGGATGCCAGCCTGGTGGCGCGGCCGGCCCTGGCAGGCCGCCCGCCATCGCGCACGCCGCCTGCCGTGGCGTTTGCCGCAACCGCCAGTGCGGTGGATCGCAGCACCGGGATTCCGCCGGTCGAGCAGTTCCCGGCGCTGCGCTTTCCGCAGCTGCAACGCGGCACGCTGCGCAATGGCGTGCAGGTGATCCTTGCGCACCGCAATGGCGTGCCCGCCACCCAGTTCGAGTTGCTGTTCGACGGCGGCTACGCCGGCGACCGCAACGGCACACCCGGCACTGCCAGTTTCGCCGCCGCATTGATGGGCGAAAGCACCCGCCACCACGATTCCCTGGACATCGCGCGCCTGCATCAGCGCCTGGGGGCGCAGACCTCCGTCCAGTGCTCATTGGACACCTGCAGCGCCACCCTGGATGCGCTCAACGATCGACTCGCACCATCGCTGCAACTGCTGGCCGACATCGTGCGCGAGCCGGCCTTCGACGCCGCGGACATCGCGCGCGTGCGTAGCGCCTGGCTCGCCAACATCGCCCAGGAAAAGAACCAACCCACGGCCATGGCGCTACGGGTGCTGCCGCCATTGCTGTACGGCACTGGCCATCCGTATGCCACACCGCTGACCGGCACCGGCCAGGCAGCCGCCATCGCCGCGCTGCGCGCAGCGGACCTGGCCCGCTTCCACCAGCAGTGGATCCGCCCGGACAACCTGCGCATCCTGGTCGCTGGCGATATCGGCCTGGGCCAGGCGATCGCGTTGCTGGAGCGCAGCTTCGGCACCTGGACGCCGCCGCCGACGCCGCTGGGTCGGGTGGTGCTGCAACAGGCGCCTGCCGCCGCTGCGCCCCGCATGTTCCTGCTCGACAAGCCGGATGCGCCACAGTCGCTGATCCTGGCCGGCCTATTGGCACCGCCCAGCACCGATGCCGCCACGCTTGCGCTGGGCCTGGCCAATACCGCATTCGGCGGCGCCTTCACCTCGCGCCTGAACTTGAACCTGCGCGAGGACAAACGCTGGGCCTATGGCGCGCAAAGTTTCGCCATGGACGCCAAGGGACAGCGTCCGCTGTTGATCTATGCACCGGTACAGACCGACCGCACCGCCGAATCGGTGACGGAGATCCTCAAGGAATCGATTGCGCTATCGACCGACCGTCCCTTGTCGGATGACGAGGTCGCCAAGGTACGCAACCAACGGATCCGTGCATTGCCCGGCAGCGCGGAAACCACCGAATCGGTGTTGAACGCGATGCAGGCGATCGTCCAGTATCGGCGGCCCGACGATGACGTGCAGACATTGAAAAGCCGGCTCGAACGCGTGGATGCGGCCGCTGCGCAGCGGGCGATCGCCCAGGTGGTGGATCCGCGCAAGATGACCTGGGTGATCGTCGGCGACCGCCGCAAGGTCGAAGCACCGTTGCGTGCGTTGGGCCTCGGCACGCTGCAGATCCTGGACGCCGACGGCCGCGTTACCGACTAG
- a CDS encoding M16 family metallopeptidase has product MNRLLHSALPVVLASLLCTTALWPAQAAAPAGAGAVKDIGQVSIDHHVFTLPNGLTVVVHSNHSVPNVFVGVWYRVGSKDEPEGKTGFAHLFEHLMFQETINRKSEYFLPLDKAGGSDMNGITDVDQTRYYQTVPSNALDLALWMESDRMANLGRSITQAGLDAQRAVVQNEKRQDELGQQDPTAQIHRNSYFPLGHPYRHTTIGSMDDLNKASLDDVKAWFAQYYGASNAVLVMAGDVDLATAKQKAAHYFADVPAGTPASHMQRWLPDFPQIKRDYVQGTGAAGGLRRSWPVSGEDPRELARLQLAAGTLAGSPDTLLWDLLVDKLHLASSVSANLSNNLLVSTFSIAMTLRPGVTPEQVGPILDRSLADYFAKGPRDAQRIQAIVVGTENNLLRSLQSNAAVGAMLAQGQLYDGDPAGALAQLDWVRTATPEDLRKVASKWLDRPYYEMVIQPALPNAPAPGVVDRSAPPTPGPFTGTVRFPAIVETRLSNGMKLVVAERHGLPLIDASVQFATGTDGEDGYGEGVATQAINLLALGTTQRDASAVSREIARIGFYMNTSIGERNMGLNWSTTSNRVDDSFALAADLLRHPAYPQSEIDRRRANVNIDAAYDAYERNPIESAAQLYAAAVWGPNHRNGRMTTRARAHADFARQNDRAAIARFHDREMGPANATLYVMGDISVAEVTAAAERHFGNWRANTPTALPDPAQDAPPVRSGPRVILIDAPGAPQSSVMAGHLVPALDQDAAATEALMNAALGGSFHSRLNMNLREHKGWTYGFGAGISDAVRGPRVFTASGTVETDKTAAALVEIRKEIRDYVGTRPITPQELERDRGAAIQAIPASFTTSGAVLGAMISARAMGLPYNRAEGAMQRLAAVDLQTVRARARDTYKPEQMTWLVVGDLHRIEADIRALGLGPVEVWDVYGKPLR; this is encoded by the coding sequence GTGAACCGTCTTTTGCACTCTGCCCTCCCCGTCGTGCTTGCCAGCCTGCTGTGCACCACCGCCCTGTGGCCTGCGCAGGCCGCTGCACCGGCTGGCGCCGGCGCGGTAAAGGACATCGGCCAGGTGAGCATCGACCATCACGTGTTCACCCTTCCCAACGGCCTCACCGTGGTGGTGCACAGCAACCACAGCGTGCCCAACGTGTTCGTCGGGGTGTGGTACCGGGTTGGCTCCAAGGACGAACCGGAGGGCAAGACCGGGTTCGCCCATCTGTTCGAACACTTGATGTTCCAGGAAACCATCAACCGCAAGAGCGAATATTTCCTGCCGCTGGACAAGGCCGGCGGCTCGGACATGAACGGCATCACCGACGTGGACCAGACCCGCTATTACCAGACCGTGCCCAGCAACGCGCTGGATCTGGCGCTGTGGATGGAGTCCGACCGCATGGCCAACCTTGGCCGGAGCATCACCCAGGCCGGTCTGGACGCGCAGCGCGCGGTCGTGCAGAACGAAAAGCGCCAGGACGAGCTCGGCCAACAGGACCCCACTGCGCAGATCCACCGCAACAGCTACTTCCCGCTGGGCCATCCCTATCGCCACACCACCATCGGCTCGATGGACGACTTGAACAAGGCCTCGCTCGACGACGTGAAGGCATGGTTCGCGCAGTACTACGGCGCGTCCAACGCAGTGCTGGTCATGGCCGGCGACGTCGACCTGGCGACGGCCAAACAGAAAGCGGCGCACTATTTCGCCGACGTACCGGCCGGCACGCCGGCCTCCCACATGCAGCGCTGGCTGCCGGACTTCCCGCAGATCAAGCGCGATTACGTGCAGGGCACCGGCGCGGCAGGCGGGCTGCGGCGCAGCTGGCCGGTATCGGGCGAGGACCCGCGCGAACTGGCCAGGCTGCAACTGGCCGCAGGCACGTTGGCCGGCTCGCCGGACACCCTCCTGTGGGACCTGCTGGTGGACAAGCTGCACCTGGCGAGCAGCGTGTCGGCCAATCTCTCCAACAACCTGCTGGTCAGCACCTTCAGCATTGCGATGACGCTCAGGCCCGGCGTCACGCCGGAACAGGTGGGCCCCATTCTCGATCGCAGCCTCGCAGACTACTTCGCCAAGGGGCCACGCGATGCGCAGCGCATCCAGGCCATCGTGGTCGGCACCGAAAACAATCTGCTGCGCTCGCTGCAAAGCAACGCAGCGGTGGGCGCGATGCTGGCGCAAGGCCAGCTCTACGACGGCGATCCGGCCGGCGCGCTGGCGCAGCTGGACTGGGTGCGCACCGCCACGCCGGAGGATCTGCGCAAGGTCGCCAGCAAATGGCTCGATCGCCCCTACTACGAGATGGTCATCCAGCCGGCGCTGCCCAATGCGCCGGCGCCCGGCGTGGTGGATCGCAGCGCCCCCCCGACGCCGGGGCCGTTCACGGGCACGGTCAGGTTTCCGGCCATCGTCGAGACCCGGCTCTCCAATGGCATGAAGCTGGTGGTCGCCGAACGCCACGGCCTGCCACTGATCGATGCCAGCGTGCAGTTCGCCACCGGGACCGATGGCGAGGACGGCTATGGCGAGGGCGTGGCCACGCAGGCCATCAACCTGCTTGCGCTGGGCACCACACAGCGCGACGCCAGCGCCGTGTCGCGCGAAATCGCCCGCATCGGCTTCTACATGAACACCTCCATCGGCGAGCGCAACATGGGGCTCAACTGGAGCACCACCAGCAATCGGGTGGACGACAGCTTTGCACTGGCCGCCGACCTGCTGCGCCACCCGGCCTATCCGCAGAGCGAGATCGACCGGCGCCGCGCCAACGTCAACATCGACGCCGCCTACGATGCCTACGAGCGCAATCCCATCGAATCGGCAGCACAACTCTATGCCGCCGCCGTGTGGGGGCCCAACCACCGCAACGGTCGCATGACCACCCGGGCCAGAGCGCACGCCGATTTCGCCAGGCAAAACGATCGCGCGGCCATCGCGCGCTTCCACGACCGCGAAATGGGCCCGGCCAACGCAACCCTGTACGTGATGGGCGACATCAGCGTTGCCGAAGTCACTGCCGCCGCCGAGCGTCATTTCGGCAACTGGCGCGCGAACACGCCAACGGCATTACCCGACCCGGCGCAGGATGCGCCCCCTGTCCGCAGCGGCCCACGGGTGATCCTGATCGATGCGCCGGGCGCGCCACAGAGCAGTGTCATGGCCGGTCACCTGGTGCCGGCATTGGATCAGGACGCGGCCGCCACCGAAGCGCTCATGAACGCGGCGCTGGGTGGCAGCTTCCACAGCCGCCTCAACATGAATCTGCGCGAGCACAAGGGCTGGACCTACGGCTTCGGTGCGGGCATCAGCGACGCGGTGCGCGGCCCGCGCGTCTTCACCGCCAGCGGCACCGTGGAGACCGACAAGACCGCGGCGGCGCTGGTGGAAATCCGCAAGGAAATCCGCGATTACGTGGGCACCCGTCCGATCACCCCGCAGGAGCTCGAACGCGACCGTGGCGCCGCGATCCAGGCCATCCCGGCCAGCTTCACCACCAGCGGCGCGGTGTTGGGGGCAATGATCAGCGCGCGCGCCATGGGCCTGCCCTACAACCGCGCCGAGGGGGCCATGCAGCGGCTGGCCGCGGTGGATCTGCAGACGGTGCGCGCAAGAGCGCGCGACACCTACAAACCGGAGCAGATGACATGGCTGGTGGTGGGCGATCTGCACCGCATCGAGGCCGATATCCGCGCACTTGGGCTGGGCCCGGTCGAGGTGTGGGACGTGTACGGCAAACCGCTGCGTTGA